One window of the Bradyrhizobium sp. NP1 genome contains the following:
- the recF gene encoding DNA replication/repair protein RecF, whose translation MTPSRIHRLALTHFRNYRAASLETRSDMVALVGPNGAGKTNCLEAISFLSPGRGLRRATLEDVADNQGDGSWAVSAEVEGALGLATLGTGIDPPRADTSTARRCRIDREPVGSASAFGDHLRMVWLTPSMDGLFMGAASERRRFFDRLVLAIDSEHSSRISALERSLRSRNRLLEARNYDDHWCDAIERETAELAVAVAATRGQTAVRLAAMLRARGAASAFPSAEISLDGWMENALLGEPATAVEDRYRQILRDGRPRDALAGRTLDGPHLTDLQVIYAPKNMPARDASTGEQKALLIGLVLAHATLVAEMTGITPLLLLDEVVAHLDPARRTALFDELARLGAQVWLSGADPVAFAELGGDIFDVEAGRITRRG comes from the coding sequence CGCCGGCAAGACCAATTGCCTGGAGGCGATCTCGTTCCTGTCGCCGGGGCGTGGCCTGCGCCGCGCCACGCTGGAGGACGTCGCCGACAACCAGGGCGATGGTTCCTGGGCGGTCTCCGCCGAGGTCGAGGGCGCGCTCGGGCTTGCCACGCTGGGCACCGGCATCGACCCGCCGCGCGCCGACACCTCGACCGCGCGGCGCTGCCGGATCGACCGCGAACCGGTCGGCTCGGCATCCGCCTTCGGCGATCACCTGCGCATGGTGTGGCTGACGCCTTCGATGGACGGGCTGTTCATGGGCGCAGCGTCCGAGCGGCGGCGCTTCTTCGATCGCCTGGTGCTCGCCATCGACAGCGAGCATTCAAGCCGCATCTCGGCGCTGGAGCGCTCCCTGCGCTCGCGCAACCGTCTGCTCGAGGCGCGCAATTACGACGACCATTGGTGCGACGCGATCGAGCGCGAGACCGCCGAGCTCGCGGTCGCGGTCGCGGCCACCCGCGGCCAGACCGCGGTCAGGCTGGCTGCGATGCTGCGCGCGCGCGGCGCGGCTTCGGCGTTTCCGTCGGCCGAGATCAGCCTCGACGGCTGGATGGAGAACGCGCTGCTCGGCGAGCCCGCAACCGCGGTGGAGGACCGCTACCGGCAGATCCTGCGCGACGGCCGGCCGCGTGACGCGCTGGCCGGCCGCACCCTCGATGGTCCGCATCTGACCGATCTCCAGGTGATCTACGCGCCGAAAAACATGCCGGCGCGCGATGCCTCGACCGGCGAGCAGAAGGCGCTCCTGATCGGGCTCGTGCTGGCGCATGCGACGCTGGTGGCGGAGATGACCGGCATCACGCCGTTGCTGCTGCTCGACGAGGTGGTCGCCCATCTCGATCCCGCAAGGCGCACGGCGCTGTTCGATGAACTGGCCAGGCTCGGCGCGCAGGTTTGGCTGAGCGGCGCGGACCCGGTCGCCTTTGCCGAGCTCGGCGGCGACATCTTCGACGTCGAGGCGGGGCGGATCACCCGGCGCGGCTAA
- a CDS encoding acyltransferase family protein — translation MRAVAVTLVVLFHAFPDALRGGFIGVDIFFVISGFLITGIIARELEGGRFSLGGFYGRRIRRIFPALIVILLVVLVLGWFWMLPAAYAALSTDVFASAAFAANIALLLQSGYFDVESAKKPLLHLWSLGIEEQFYLFWPLLLMLAHRLRVRLMTVACVIGLLSFALNVALIGSNPVATFYLPFTRAWELLAGAALACGFAQFSHTVAASNLRAGIGILLIAVAAAVLDTTSAFPGWWAVLPVAGSALVLSAPQASGARRLLAHPAMIWIGLISYPLYLWHWPLLVFGAIIKFAPLTLAERALAVALSVALAWGTYRFVEIPLRFGSSGRVKAVALARVMALVALVGFIVRQNDGFDFRLPAEIRGVAEVKEQSAQWRVGQCLLSGGQTAFADDCVDRDRRPLVFVWGDSTAGALMPGLRKAQATRTFGIAQFTLSACPPLLNVDIQGNPNCRAMNDKVLALVGQMKPDIVLLHSAWSQHVDHVADTLAALQGSGARVVVLGAVPWWKRGLPNEVLRHFMLHHQLMPARSDLAERDLPVAQLRAAAAPLGATFISAWDVFCNAQGCLTRLGDRASDLSASDQVHLTEKGSEFLVQAVIDRILGGAAAPAIRASQ, via the coding sequence TTGCGCGCCGTCGCCGTGACGCTGGTGGTGCTGTTCCACGCGTTCCCGGATGCCTTGCGCGGCGGCTTCATCGGCGTCGACATCTTCTTCGTGATCTCGGGCTTCCTGATCACGGGGATTATCGCCCGCGAGCTCGAGGGCGGGCGGTTCAGCCTCGGCGGCTTCTACGGCAGGCGGATCAGGCGGATCTTTCCGGCGCTGATCGTGATCCTGCTCGTGGTTCTCGTGCTCGGCTGGTTCTGGATGCTGCCGGCGGCCTATGCGGCGCTGAGCACCGACGTGTTCGCCAGCGCCGCGTTCGCGGCCAATATCGCGCTGTTGCTGCAATCGGGCTATTTCGACGTCGAATCAGCCAAAAAGCCGCTGCTGCACCTGTGGTCGCTCGGCATCGAGGAGCAGTTCTACCTGTTCTGGCCGCTGCTTCTGATGCTGGCGCACCGCCTGCGCGTCCGGCTGATGACGGTTGCCTGCGTGATCGGGCTTCTGTCCTTTGCGCTCAATGTGGCGCTGATCGGCAGCAATCCGGTCGCGACCTTCTATCTGCCCTTCACCCGCGCCTGGGAACTGCTGGCAGGCGCGGCGCTCGCCTGCGGCTTTGCGCAGTTCAGCCACACCGTGGCTGCGAGCAATCTCCGCGCCGGCATCGGCATCCTGCTGATCGCGGTTGCAGCCGCCGTGCTCGATACGACAAGTGCGTTCCCGGGCTGGTGGGCGGTGCTGCCGGTCGCCGGCAGCGCGCTGGTCCTGTCGGCGCCGCAAGCCTCCGGCGCGCGCCGCCTGCTCGCCCATCCCGCGATGATCTGGATCGGCCTGATCAGCTACCCGCTCTATCTCTGGCACTGGCCGCTGCTGGTGTTCGGCGCCATCATCAAGTTCGCGCCGCTGACGCTCGCCGAGCGCGCGCTGGCCGTCGCGCTCAGTGTCGCGCTGGCCTGGGGCACCTACCGCTTTGTCGAAATCCCGCTCCGCTTCGGTTCATCCGGCCGGGTCAAGGCTGTGGCGCTCGCCCGCGTGATGGCGCTGGTCGCGCTCGTGGGCTTCATCGTCAGGCAGAACGACGGATTCGACTTTCGCCTGCCGGCGGAAATCCGCGGCGTCGCCGAGGTCAAGGAGCAGTCGGCGCAATGGCGGGTCGGCCAGTGCCTGCTCAGCGGCGGCCAGACCGCGTTCGCGGATGACTGCGTCGACCGCGACCGCCGCCCGCTGGTCTTCGTGTGGGGCGATTCGACGGCGGGCGCGCTGATGCCGGGCCTGCGCAAGGCGCAGGCGACGCGGACCTTCGGGATCGCGCAGTTCACGCTCAGCGCCTGTCCGCCGCTGCTCAACGTCGATATCCAGGGCAATCCGAATTGCCGCGCCATGAACGACAAGGTGCTGGCGCTGGTTGGGCAGATGAAGCCCGATATCGTGCTCCTGCACAGCGCCTGGAGCCAGCACGTCGACCATGTCGCGGACACGCTTGCCGCGCTGCAGGGGAGCGGCGCGCGCGTCGTGGTGCTGGGCGCGGTGCCGTGGTGGAAGCGCGGCCTGCCGAACGAGGTGCTGCGCCATTTCATGCTGCATCATCAGCTGATGCCGGCGCGCTCCGATCTCGCCGAGCGTGATCTGCCGGTGGCGCAATTGCGCGCGGCCGCGGCGCCGCTGGGCGCGACGTTCATTTCGGCCTGGGACGTGTTCTGCAACGCGCAGGGCTGCCTGACGCGGCTTGGCGACAGAGCCAGCGATCTCTCCGCCAGCGATCAGGTACACCTGACCGAGAAGGGATCGGAATTCCTGGTGCAAGCGGTGATCGACCGGATTCTCGGCGGAGCGGCCGCGCCCGCGATCCGCGCCTCGCAATAG
- the gyrB gene encoding DNA topoisomerase (ATP-hydrolyzing) subunit B, producing the protein MTEPARQTIAETEHSIPAEYGAESIRVLKGLDAVRKRPGMYIGDTDDGSGLHHMVYEVVDNAIDEALAGHATRVEVVLNPDNSVTVRDDGRGIPVDIHKGEGISAAEVIMTQLHAGGKFDQNSYKVSGGLHGVGVSVVNALSSKLQLRVWRDGKEHFVEFAHGDAVAPLKVVGEAKGKRGTEVSFLASSETFKNIEYDFATLEHRLRELAFLNSGVNILLSDMRHAVEKREEMHYSGGVEEFVKYLDRNKKAIVPAPIMVRSEANGIGVEAALWWNDSYHENVLCFTNNIPQRDGGTHLAGFRGALTRQVNGYADANAKKEKIALTGDDCREGLTAVLSVKVPDPKFSSQTKDKLVSSEVRPVVENVINEALAAWFEEHPSEAKVIVGKVIQAAAAREAARKARELTRKNPLSVSSLPGKLADCQEKDPAKSELFIVEGDSAGGSAKQGRNREFQAVLPLRGKILNVERVRTDKMLSSEQIGTLITALGTGISDDFSIDKLRYHKIILMTDADVDGAHIRTLLLTFFYRQMREIIDSGYLYIAQPPLYKVTRGKSEQYLKDERALEDYLIATGLDDCVFKPASGGDRSGRDLLSLVEDARVIRSVLRNLHSRYNRKVVEQAAIAGVLRHEIVGDPEKATAAAGYIAKRLDALADEVERGWTGRFVEGEGFFFERTVRGVKDVAILDEALLGSADARKLDDYAPRLQEAYARTGLLRRKDVETPIHGPVDLFEAVTDAGRKGVSLQRYKGLGEMNPEQLWETTLNIDVRSLLQVKVKEVDEADDIFTKLMGDVVEPRREFIQDNSLSANVDV; encoded by the coding sequence ATGACAGAACCTGCCCGGCAAACCATCGCCGAGACCGAGCATTCCATTCCGGCTGAGTACGGCGCGGAATCCATCCGCGTGCTGAAGGGCCTCGATGCCGTGCGCAAGCGGCCGGGCATGTATATCGGCGACACCGACGACGGCTCCGGCCTGCATCACATGGTCTACGAGGTCGTCGACAACGCCATCGACGAGGCGCTGGCCGGCCATGCCACCCGTGTCGAGGTCGTCCTCAACCCCGACAATTCCGTCACCGTGCGCGACGACGGCCGCGGCATCCCGGTCGACATCCACAAGGGCGAGGGCATCTCGGCGGCCGAGGTCATCATGACCCAGCTCCACGCCGGCGGAAAGTTCGACCAGAACTCCTACAAGGTGTCGGGCGGCCTGCACGGCGTCGGCGTCTCCGTGGTCAACGCGCTGTCCAGCAAGCTGCAACTGAGGGTCTGGCGCGACGGCAAGGAGCATTTCGTCGAGTTCGCCCATGGCGATGCGGTGGCGCCGCTGAAGGTGGTCGGGGAAGCCAAGGGCAAGCGCGGCACCGAGGTGAGCTTCCTCGCCTCCAGCGAGACCTTCAAGAACATCGAATATGATTTCGCCACGCTCGAGCATCGCCTGCGCGAGCTCGCCTTCCTCAACTCCGGCGTCAACATCTTGCTCTCGGACATGCGCCACGCGGTCGAGAAGCGCGAGGAGATGCATTACTCCGGCGGCGTCGAGGAGTTCGTCAAATATCTCGACCGCAACAAGAAGGCGATCGTGCCCGCGCCGATCATGGTGCGCTCGGAGGCGAACGGCATCGGCGTCGAGGCGGCGCTGTGGTGGAACGACAGCTACCACGAGAACGTGCTCTGCTTCACCAACAACATCCCGCAGCGCGACGGCGGCACGCATCTGGCCGGCTTCCGCGGCGCGCTGACGCGACAGGTCAACGGCTACGCCGACGCCAATGCGAAAAAGGAAAAGATCGCGCTCACCGGCGACGATTGCCGCGAGGGGCTGACCGCGGTGCTGTCGGTCAAGGTGCCCGACCCGAAGTTTTCGTCGCAGACCAAGGACAAGCTGGTCTCCTCCGAAGTGCGGCCCGTGGTCGAGAACGTGATCAACGAGGCGCTCGCCGCCTGGTTCGAGGAGCATCCGAGCGAGGCCAAGGTGATCGTCGGCAAGGTGATCCAGGCCGCCGCCGCGCGCGAAGCCGCGCGCAAGGCGCGCGAATTGACCCGCAAGAATCCGCTCAGCGTCTCTTCCCTCCCCGGCAAGCTCGCCGACTGCCAGGAGAAGGACCCGGCGAAGTCCGAGCTCTTCATCGTCGAGGGCGATTCCGCAGGCGGCAGCGCCAAGCAGGGCCGCAACCGCGAGTTCCAGGCGGTGCTCCCGCTGCGCGGCAAGATCCTCAATGTCGAGCGCGTGCGCACCGACAAGATGCTGTCAAGCGAGCAGATCGGCACGCTGATCACCGCGCTCGGCACCGGGATCAGCGACGATTTCTCGATCGACAAGCTGCGCTATCACAAGATCATCCTGATGACCGACGCCGACGTCGACGGCGCCCATATCCGCACGCTGCTGCTCACCTTCTTCTACCGGCAGATGCGCGAGATCATCGACTCTGGCTACCTCTATATCGCCCAGCCGCCGCTCTACAAGGTGACGCGCGGCAAGTCCGAGCAGTACCTGAAGGACGAGCGTGCGCTGGAAGACTATCTGATCGCGACCGGGCTCGACGATTGCGTGTTCAAGCCGGCGAGCGGCGGCGACCGCTCCGGGCGCGACCTGCTCTCGCTGGTCGAGGATGCGCGGGTGATCCGCAGCGTGCTGCGCAATCTGCACAGCCGCTACAATCGCAAGGTGGTCGAGCAGGCCGCGATCGCGGGCGTGCTGCGCCACGAGATCGTCGGCGACCCGGAAAAGGCCACCGCCGCCGCAGGCTACATCGCCAAGCGCCTCGATGCGCTGGCCGACGAGGTCGAGCGCGGCTGGACCGGCCGCTTCGTCGAGGGCGAAGGCTTCTTCTTCGAGCGCACGGTGCGCGGCGTCAAGGACGTCGCGATCCTCGATGAGGCGCTGCTGGGCTCGGCCGACGCGCGCAAGCTCGACGATTACGCACCGCGGCTGCAGGAGGCGTATGCCAGGACCGGCCTGCTCCGCCGCAAGGATGTCGAGACGCCGATCCACGGTCCGGTCGACCTGTTCGAGGCGGTGACCGATGCGGGGCGCAAGGGCGTCAGCCTGCAGCGCTACAAAGGTCTCGGCGAGATGAACCCGGAGCAGCTCTGGGAGACCACGCTCAACATCGATGTGCGGTCGCTGCTGCAGGTGAAGGTCAAGGAGGTCGACGAGGCCGACGACATCTTCACCAAGCTGATGGGCGATGTGGTCGAGCCGCGCCGCGAGTTCATCCAGGACAACTCGCTGTCCGCCAACGTCGACGTGTAA